A window of Metopolophium dirhodum isolate CAU chromosome 6, ASM1992520v1, whole genome shotgun sequence genomic DNA:
aatcatCGCTTTGGTTAGCCTCTAAAATAGGTTCTTACCAATGACATGGTGGATATCAAGTGCTGCTCTTGAGGTTCGAGACAATTTTCTATTATGGTCATCATCTTCATAAGATGATCGCTTTCGCTTGTGGTCAGTTAAGGTCAGATTGGTAGCCACAGCTACGTTCTCACCGGTATCATGGGCCTTAAATAAGTCcagattgatttttattaatatagtgtcCTCGACTTTCAGGCATAATTTTTCTCATACTCTatgctgtataaaatataacatatcccTTGGTTGCGTACCCGGAGGCACGTCTGTCTCAGCAGTAGCATGTTTGTCAGAATCCGGGGCCATGCTGGACACCCCTTTATCCGATTTGTCGCGGTTGACTGGTAACGAAAGTAGCAAGCCCGCTCTGTTGAACCTGATATTTACACCAGATCCACCTGCTACCAACGACTCCTGGTGGTCCGACCCCCCTGGAgctgtaacaatatttttacatttgctATTCATATTGTGGTTTGCGGTTTTCCTTCCGTCCATTTTACCTGCTGGCAGGGATCCGTTTGCAAGTGTATGCAGGTGGACCGGACCTGCCAGCCCCAACCAATCAAGGTCATGACTGGCTCTAGGGTGGAACCTCTTGGCACGGACCAGTGATTGGCCCGTGAGCCCCCCCACCACGGCGAGGTGGGTCCCGTCAGGGGGGAAAAAACTCCCCCACAACATCAAATTGGGTCCGGACGAGGGACTTCTATGTTTTTAAGAACGAAAGTTAGTAAGAAAGTTAGCCAAGTTTAAAACACCGGTGGCAGTCCAAATTGTTACTATAATCCAttagttattattcattatgataGCTGTAGGTACTCAATTCAAATCTATCtttgttattgttaaaatataagtagCTATAGTCAATAACTATACTAATGCTGAGCATTAATGAGTGTacaagttaaagttaagttaactATTGTTTATGGTACCCCCCCAGGCTCTGTTCCACGGAATACGAATCCCGGTTGTTACAATACCTGGTTgtgatgaattaaaaataataatattttattcagcaCCAATATTGCCGTATAAtgtatcaaaaacaataataacaatatattaatgaattataaatattaaattatcataaatataaagatacaaacatacatataaagtcattaaaaacattcatttttcgattcaattaaattttataaatatataacatcctaataaaataaaaaatattaaactaattgtTGAATATTCTAACTAAACTAGGTACACAGAATAATCATTAAgtaaaaaagaatttatataaaattaaaaaatgttctttaatctagtttaaaatatttacacaatttagcaccataataatattaatgtaggtTTACATAAGACAGATCTGATGATCGATTTAATtgtacgaatatattattatattttttttttttatatatttttaatctagaatttatacaatctgtacataaaaaaaattacaataagcaTAAATGatgcctattattatataattataaactgtacctattattttacgTTTGTAATCGGTTTATAGTTtggatttataaaatagttttgtaattaaattacaaacataatatattgtatgatctTTCCATTTGAGattttgatcaaaaataatacctaaatattttaaattagtaactttttcaaattaaaaacagttACAAACCTTTATATTATTCAAGCATCTAAAATTATGTTCGTTATATTTTAATCGAATTTTCtactaatttatactaaaaaacatatatttagatttttaatattcagttctttaaaatgtttatgtaaacaagcttttatattattaatataggtgcCCACAATGATTCACTAAGTTatacaatatcaatttattattatattatagttatatacattAGCAATTTCTTTTACGTTCAATTGAAACTGTAATGTATCgtcaacaaaacaaataatattaggattaataagacaatattttatgtaaataagaaataacaagACGATAACTTGAATTTCACAAGTTTACATTTCTTCAATTTTAACTACTTGCAatctatttgaaaaataatatgaaataaccaCTTCTTAtggcaatattaaaaataccacattaatattttaatattttttaatgaaaatcattttttaaatctgaaTACAAACCAAATTACCTACCTTATTATTGTCATTGTCAATACCTACTAGAATGAATAAAATTCGAATCTTATAACGGTGCATATTTTGTTGATTCATTTTTCCAAATTGGTTTGTAGAAAAAGAGTTAGGTATGTATATTCAAAAGATCAATCAAACGTTGTTTTAAacctttttcaaatattttggataTGGAAAGAGACGGAGAGATATAGGTCTATAATTTGTACAATGATCAATATCGCCGGATTTAATAGTTTCGTTATTATTCTTACCTACGACTTCATGGATATTCGACAGTTTTTTGGTTTATGATCATCATCTCCATCATAACGTGATCGCTTTCGGTTGTAGTTTATTTTGGAGATACTAAATAAAACGACGCGTAATACCAAAacgaaaaattgttaaatataatacacactgTTTTTTTagctaaacaaaataattaaatttgtttattattcagCGTCGATATGCCGACCGGCTAGGTAGTATCCGTGGTTATCTCGtttgaatgtttatttattttcagccagcgacaaaatatgttataataataataaataataataatcggttACGTACGTACCTACCAACTTAGtaactacctattatttatttatattattatatttttattatttatattatttttacgcagATTCACgcttataataaatatcgaaatattttacctCCACGCAATTATCTGTGACTCGCCTTATTACATTTGAATGAATTGTCATGCGTttgcattgtattatattttaatgtgttattacgttagtataggtataataatattataatgttttatcatttgcgttgtatattatatttaggataaaataagcataaatcatgttttttttaaaaatatttcggtGATTTGAGTGAATATGTCACCCATTGACTCCCGTGTACTcttcacacataatataatatgtaattgtgattaagtatttaataaataaacattaattaataatacatatttatttatttatttaaggttTAAAAATCCTACCGTTATTGTTctttggtataatatgtattatgttgtgattttatttgttgaagTTATGAATTTTTGAtagtatgaataattttttgttattaggtaggtatgttctATACCTCCTACGGTAGGTATTATAACTCTTTAAAAGTGAAACGATTTATGGATTTGAttgcatatttcaatatttgtcaaTTTTAGA
This region includes:
- the LOC132946565 gene encoding uncharacterized protein LOC132946565, producing the protein MDGRKTANHNMNSKCKNIVTAPGGSDHQESLVAGGSGVNIRFNRAGLLLSLPVNRDKSDKGVSSMAPDSDKHATAETDVPPGTQPRDMLYFIQHRAHDTGENVAVATNLTLTDHKRKRSSYEDDDHNRKLSRTSRAALDIHHVIEPVKKERVYHLRISTKSLKK